In one window of Streptomyces showdoensis DNA:
- a CDS encoding Xaa-Pro dipeptidyl-peptidase: MPIRVRRTRRARLSCRTLAVAATAALMAAFAPAAGAQPADAVAAAGVAAAGVRESAPVYSYADAVRESVWVDTGLDADADGRTDRVAVDIVRPREPAAAGRKIPVIMDASPYYACCGRGNEGQRKTYDADGKPVQFPLFYDNYFVPRGYAFVAVDLAGTSRSDGCDDVGGRSDVQSAKAVVDWLNGRARGYTTRTGADRARATTWSTGAVGMIGKSWDGTVANGVAATGVEGLRTIVPIGAISSWYDYFHSQGAPLYDANPTWLSDYVNSPEAKARCGAVQDRIAQATPYTGDWTPAWTERDYVADARKVKASVFVVHGQQDLNVRANQFGQWWDALAANGVERKIWLSQTGHVDPFDFRRADWVRTLHRWFDHHLLGYDNGIDREPMADVERAPDRWTTDRVWPAPGTAPTVLRPTTGGTPGVGGLDRTRAPRGATETFTDDPALSELDWAADIDRGTPAKAGFSTTPLTRDLRLSGSSTVTVTATPTTSSAHLSAVLVDLGPDTIRAYDEAGEGITTLTERSCWGASTPGDSACFKDTRARTADVGHTVVSRGWADLGTWADPRRGRPLTPGRAYTITLKLAPTDHVVPAGHRLALIVAGTDKDLIDPPATRPTVTLDLTRTWARVPLLGGAGAFDRATAGDLARAAGVQPGDAPAGRAAPARTGAPIPGEAR, translated from the coding sequence ATGCCGATACGTGTGCGGAGAACCCGTCGAGCTCGTCTGTCGTGCAGAACACTGGCCGTCGCCGCCACGGCGGCCCTGATGGCCGCCTTCGCCCCGGCGGCCGGCGCCCAGCCGGCCGACGCCGTGGCGGCCGCGGGCGTGGCGGCCGCGGGCGTACGGGAGTCCGCGCCCGTGTACTCCTACGCCGACGCCGTCCGCGAGTCCGTCTGGGTCGACACCGGCCTCGACGCGGACGCCGACGGGCGCACCGACCGGGTCGCCGTCGACATCGTCCGCCCCCGCGAACCCGCCGCGGCCGGCCGGAAGATACCCGTCATCATGGACGCCAGCCCCTACTACGCCTGCTGCGGCCGGGGCAACGAGGGCCAGCGCAAGACCTACGACGCCGACGGCAAGCCCGTCCAGTTCCCGCTCTTCTACGACAACTACTTCGTGCCGCGCGGCTACGCCTTCGTCGCCGTCGACCTCGCCGGCACCAGCCGCTCGGACGGCTGCGACGACGTCGGCGGACGCTCCGACGTGCAGTCCGCCAAGGCCGTCGTCGACTGGCTGAACGGCCGCGCCCGCGGCTACACCACCCGCACCGGCGCCGACCGGGCCCGCGCCACCACCTGGTCCACCGGCGCCGTCGGCATGATCGGCAAGAGCTGGGACGGCACCGTCGCCAACGGCGTGGCCGCGACCGGCGTCGAAGGCCTGCGCACGATCGTGCCGATCGGCGCGATCTCGTCGTGGTACGACTACTTCCACTCCCAGGGCGCCCCGCTCTACGACGCCAACCCCACCTGGCTCTCCGACTACGTCAACAGCCCCGAGGCCAAGGCCCGTTGCGGCGCCGTCCAGGACCGGATCGCGCAGGCCACCCCGTACACCGGAGACTGGACCCCCGCCTGGACCGAGCGCGACTACGTCGCCGACGCCCGGAAGGTGAAGGCCAGCGTCTTCGTCGTGCACGGACAGCAGGACCTCAACGTGCGCGCCAACCAGTTCGGCCAGTGGTGGGACGCGCTCGCCGCGAACGGCGTCGAGCGCAAGATCTGGCTCTCCCAGACCGGCCACGTCGACCCCTTCGACTTCCGCCGGGCCGACTGGGTGCGCACCCTGCACCGCTGGTTCGACCACCACCTCCTCGGCTACGACAACGGCATCGACCGCGAACCGATGGCCGACGTCGAACGCGCCCCCGACCGCTGGACCACCGACCGCGTCTGGCCGGCCCCCGGCACCGCCCCCACCGTGCTCCGCCCCACCACCGGCGGCACCCCCGGCGTCGGCGGCCTCGACCGCACCCGCGCCCCGCGCGGCGCCACCGAGACCTTCACCGACGACCCGGCCCTGAGCGAGCTCGACTGGGCCGCTGACATCGACCGCGGCACCCCCGCCAAGGCCGGCTTCAGCACCACCCCGCTCACCCGCGACCTGCGCCTCTCCGGCTCCTCCACGGTCACCGTCACCGCCACCCCGACGACCTCCAGCGCCCACCTGAGCGCCGTCCTCGTCGACCTCGGCCCCGACACGATCCGGGCCTACGACGAAGCCGGCGAGGGCATCACCACCCTCACCGAACGCAGCTGCTGGGGCGCGAGCACGCCCGGCGACAGCGCCTGCTTCAAGGACACCCGGGCGCGCACCGCGGACGTCGGACACACGGTCGTCTCCCGCGGCTGGGCCGACCTCGGCACCTGGGCCGACCCGCGCCGGGGCCGGCCGCTCACCCCGGGACGGGCGTACACGATCACCCTCAAGCTGGCGCCCACCGACCACGTCGTCCCCGCCGGACACCGCCTCGCCCTGATCGTCGCGGGCACCGACAAGGACCTGATCGACCCGCCGGCCACCCGGCCGACCGTCACCCTCGACCTGACTCGCACCTGGGCCCGGGTGCCGCTGCTCGG